CTGCCCGTCGCTGTTCGCATTGCCCGTCAGGCTTCTCCGCCGGCGTTGCCGGAGGTGCCGGCCTTGACGTTGAGCAGCTCGTACTTCTCGGCTGCCTGACGCGGGATCGACGGGTCGAGTTCGCCGCGGTCGGCGAGCGACTGCAGGGCGCGCACCGCCATCGACGGGCCGTCGATGTGGAGGAAGCGTCGTGCTGCAGCTCGCGTGTCGGAGAAGCCGAATCCGTCGGCGCCCAGCGAGTGGAATTCGCCGGGCACGTACTGGCGGATCTGGTCGTGCACCTGGCGCATCGAGTCGCTCGTCGCGATGACGGGACCGGGTGCGTCCTTGAGGCGCGACGTGATGAACGGCTCGCGGCGCTCGTCCTCGGGGTGGAGGAAGTTGTGCTCGTCGGCCTCGAGGCCGTCACGGCGCAATTCGTTCCACGACGTCACGGACCAGACGTCGGCGACGACGCCCCAGTCCTCCTTGAGTAGTTCCTGTGCCTCGAGGGCCCAGGCGACTCCGACGCCGGAGGCGAGCAGCTGCACGCGGCGCGCGTCGTCGCCGAGGCCGTCGAACGAGCCGTCCTTGAGCTTGTAGATGCCGCGCTTGATACCTTCGACGTCGACGTTCTCGGGCTCGGCCGGCTGCACGATCGGCTCGTTGTAGACGGTCAGGTAGTAGATGACGTTCTCGGCGTTCTCGCCGTACATCTTCTCCAGGCCGTCCTGCACGATGTGCGCGATCTCGTAGCCGTAGGCCGGGTCGTAGGAGCGGATGGCGGGGTTCGTCGCGGCGAGCACGTGGCTGTGACCGTCGGCGTGCTGCAGACCCTCACCCGTCAGCGTCGTACGGCCCGCGGTGGCGCCGATGAGGAAACCCTTGGCCATCTGGTCGGCGGCCGCCCAGATCGAGTCACCAGTGCGCTGGAAGCCGAACATCGAGTAGAAGACGTAGACCGGCACCATCGGGATGTCGTTCGTCTCGTACGCGGCGCCGACGGCGGTGAACGCCGCGACGGAGCCGGCCTCGTTGATGCCGAGGTGCAACAGCTGGCCCTGCGGGCTCTCCTTGTACGCGAGCATGAGCTCGGCATCGACGGAGCGGTAGTGCTGCCCGTGCGGGTTGTAGATCTTCGCCGTCGGGAAGAACGCGTCCATGCCGAACGTGCGCGCCTCGTCGGGGATGATCGGCACGATGTGCTTGCCGAACTCCTTGTCGCGCATCAGCTCCTTGAGGATGCGGACGAACGCCATCGTCGTCGCGACCTCCTGCTTGCCGGAGCCCTTCTTCGCGATCTTGTACGCCTCGTCACCGGGCAACGGCAGCTGCGAGCTGCGGCCCTTGCGCGACGGCAGCCCACCGCCGAGCTTCGCGCGACGCTCGAGCAGGTACTTGATCGCCGGGTCGTCGTTGCCGGGGTGGTAGTACGGCGGACGGTACGGGTCCTTCTCGAGCTGCTCGTCGCTGATCGGGATGTCGAGCGAGTCGCGGAACTGCTTGAGGTCCTCGAGCGTCATCTTCTTCATCTGGTGCGTCGCGTTGCGGCCCGCGAAGTGCGTGCCGAGGCTGTAGCCCTTGATGGTGTGCGCGAGGATGACCGTCGGCTGGCCCGTGTGCTCCATCGCAGCCTTGTAGGCGGCGTACACCTTGCGGTAGTCGTGGCCACCTCGCTTGAGCTTCCACCACAGGTCGTCGTCGGACCAGTTCTCGACCATCTTCGCCGTGCGCGGGTCCTGACCGAAGAAGTACTCGCGGACGTAGGCACCGTCATTGGCGCGGATCGTCTGGTAGTCGCCGTCACGCGTCTTGTTCATGATGTTCACGAGCGCACCGTCACGATCCTGGGCGAGCAGAGGATCCCAGCCGCGGCCCCACAGCACCTTGATGACGTTCCAGCCGGCGCCGCGGAAGAATGCCTCGAGCTCCTGCACGATCTTGCCGTTGCCGCGCACGGGGCCGTCGAGACGCTGCAGGTTGCAGTTGACGACGAACGTGAGGTTGTCGAGGCCCTCGTTGGCGGCCCACTGCAGGGCGCCACGCGACTCGACCTCGTCCATCTCGCCGTCACCGAGGAAGGCCCAGACGTGCTGGTCGGACGTGTCCTTGAGGCCGCGGTCGTTGAGGTAGCGGTTGACCATCGCCTGGTAGATGGCGTTCATCGGGCCGATGCCCATGGAGACGGTCGGGAACTCCCAGAACTCCGGCATGTTGCGCGGGTGCGGGTAGCTCGGCAGGCCGGCGGACTCACCGTCGATGAAGTGGCTCTTCTCCTGACGGAAGCCGTCGAGCTGCTCCTCGGTCAGGCGGCCCTCGAGGTAGGCGCGCGAGTAGATGCCGGGGGAGGCGTGGCCCTGGATGAAGACCTGGTCACCGCCGCCCGGGTGGTCCTTGCCGCGGAAGAAGTGGTTGAAGCCGACCTCGTAGAGCGTCGCGGCGGAGGCGTACGTCGAGATGTGGCCGCCCACGCCGATGTCGGGGCGTTGCGCGCGGTGCACCATGACGGCGGCGTTCCAGCGGATCCAGGCGCGGTACTTGCGCTCCATCTCCTCATCGCCGGGGAACCACGGCTCGGCCTCGGGGCCGATCGTGTTGATGTAGTCGGTCGCAGTCAGCGACGGCACGCCGATCTGCTGCTCGCGGGCGCGCTCCAGCAGCTTGAGCATGACGTAGCGGGCACGGTTGCGTCCGGCTTCGTCGACGAGGCCGTCGAGCGAGTCGAGCCACTCCTGCGTCTCGTCGGGATCGATGTCCGGCAACTGACTGGGAATGCCATTCAGGATCGGGCCGGCTTCCTCAAGCGACACTTAGGTCACGTCCTCTCGTCCACTGCGTCGGCGCTACCTGGCACGCGCCACATGCTCCCATCCTGCCCCCCGTGAGCACCCTGCGCGAAACCGGGACGGGGTTACTCGTGGGTACTCGGTTTGGCGGGCGGGACGAGGGGTTTCGAGGCTCATCAGGCCAGGGCGACCGGGCCCACGAGACGGTCGTCATGAGGGCGCCTTCTTGCAATGCGCGAGACAACCTTGTGGACTACCCTTCGAACAAGGCTGCATCCACCCGGCGTGGTCGCAGCGTCCAGAACAGAAAGTGAGCACAGCACGTGAACCAGACCGCAGGGGCACATCCGGCGGCCAAGATCGGCTTCTC
This region of Dermacoccus nishinomiyaensis genomic DNA includes:
- the aceE gene encoding pyruvate dehydrogenase (acetyl-transferring), homodimeric type; translation: MSLEEAGPILNGIPSQLPDIDPDETQEWLDSLDGLVDEAGRNRARYVMLKLLERAREQQIGVPSLTATDYINTIGPEAEPWFPGDEEMERKYRAWIRWNAAVMVHRAQRPDIGVGGHISTYASAATLYEVGFNHFFRGKDHPGGGDQVFIQGHASPGIYSRAYLEGRLTEEQLDGFRQEKSHFIDGESAGLPSYPHPRNMPEFWEFPTVSMGIGPMNAIYQAMVNRYLNDRGLKDTSDQHVWAFLGDGEMDEVESRGALQWAANEGLDNLTFVVNCNLQRLDGPVRGNGKIVQELEAFFRGAGWNVIKVLWGRGWDPLLAQDRDGALVNIMNKTRDGDYQTIRANDGAYVREYFFGQDPRTAKMVENWSDDDLWWKLKRGGHDYRKVYAAYKAAMEHTGQPTVILAHTIKGYSLGTHFAGRNATHQMKKMTLEDLKQFRDSLDIPISDEQLEKDPYRPPYYHPGNDDPAIKYLLERRAKLGGGLPSRKGRSSQLPLPGDEAYKIAKKGSGKQEVATTMAFVRILKELMRDKEFGKHIVPIIPDEARTFGMDAFFPTAKIYNPHGQHYRSVDAELMLAYKESPQGQLLHLGINEAGSVAAFTAVGAAYETNDIPMVPVYVFYSMFGFQRTGDSIWAAADQMAKGFLIGATAGRTTLTGEGLQHADGHSHVLAATNPAIRSYDPAYGYEIAHIVQDGLEKMYGENAENVIYYLTVYNEPIVQPAEPENVDVEGIKRGIYKLKDGSFDGLGDDARRVQLLASGVGVAWALEAQELLKEDWGVVADVWSVTSWNELRRDGLEADEHNFLHPEDERREPFITSRLKDAPGPVIATSDSMRQVHDQIRQYVPGEFHSLGADGFGFSDTRAAARRFLHIDGPSMAVRALQSLADRGELDPSIPRQAAEKYELLNVKAGTSGNAGGEA